GAAGATTGGTTTTGATGGTCTGGGTTAGAAACTGCACCAACAGTTGCCATACATTCAGATGGAACTTTTCTAATTTCACCTGATTGAAGTTTTAGTAATGCGTAACCTGAATCTTTACCTGTTAATTGAACATATGTTCCAGCTGATCTTGCAATCTGACCACCTTTGCCAGCTTTAAGCTCAACATTATGTAAAATAGTTCCAACTGGAATATTTTTAAGCTTTAAGCAATTACCTGGCTTAATATCTGTAGCTTCACCAGAAATCACAACATCACCAGCTTG
This genomic window from Rickettsiales bacterium contains:
- the rplB gene encoding 50S ribosomal protein L2, whose protein sequence is QAGDVVISGEATDIKPGNCLKLKNIPVGTILHNVELKAGKGGQIARSAGTYVQLTGKDSGYALLKLQSGEIRKVPSECMATVGAVSNPDHQNQSSGKAGRSRWLGRRPHNRGVVMNPVDHPLGGGEGRTSGGRHPVSPWGKPAKGGKTRSRKKASNKFIVERRKKRK